A single genomic interval of Spinacia oleracea cultivar Varoflay chromosome 6, BTI_SOV_V1, whole genome shotgun sequence harbors:
- the LOC110790710 gene encoding cysteine-rich receptor-like protein kinase 10 isoform X4, whose protein sequence is MDLFSVIQICQGARVITPSCNLRYEIYSFYGNLTDVGPPPPPVPVSNRSSTPQVEINQKSHRSHSTIVIVIPIMGSLVLIISIASICILLRRKKRKKSATNLNKEEIENFNSLQYSFEAIKVATNDFSNDNYLGEGAFGAVYKGKLPDEQEIAVKRLARNSVQGDVQFKNEILILTKLQHRNLVRLLGFCFEEEEMLLIYEFVINKSLDSFLFDPIQSSSSSMPWETRYRVINGIARGLVYLHEDSRLRIVHRDLKAGNVLLDTDFNPKIADFGMAKLFNIDQTQSVASTMVGTFGYMAPEYVLHGHVSTKSDVFSFGILILEIVSGQRISSFKIIGEKPENLLTFAWNKWLEGKAWNIVDPTLPSAFSTEILRCIHIGLLCVQHNMADRPTMSSVELMLSSSSLSLQVPSQPAFFTRSHTPSNATSQGNTSIRSI, encoded by the exons ATGGACTTGTTCAGTGTAATCCAGATTTGTCAAG GAGCCAGGGTGATTACACCTAGCTGCAATCTTCGGTATGAAATCTACTCCTTTTATGGTAATCTTACCGATGTTGGTCCACCGCCACCACCAGTACCAGTATCAAACAGAAGTTCTACTCCACAAG TTGAAATAAACCAGAAGTCTCATAGAAGTCATAGCACCATTGTCATTGTGATCCCGATTATGGGATCACTAGTACTCATAATAAGCATAGCTTCAATCTGCATCTTATTAAGGAGGAAGAAACGTAAAAAGTCTGCAACAAACCTAAACA AAgaagaaattgaaaatttcaattCCTTACAATATAGTTTTGAGGCTATCAAGGTTGCAACAAATGATTTTTCCAATGACAATTATCTTGGAGAAGGTGCATTTGGCGCTGTATATAAG GGTAAGCTTCCTGATGAGCAAGAAATAGCGGTGAAGAGACTGGCAAGGAATTCAGTTCAGGGTGATGTACAgttcaaaaatgaaattttaataTTAACCAAGCTTCAACACAGGAATCTGGTAAGACTTCTAGGATTCtgctttgaagaagaagaaatgcTTCTGATTTATGAGTTTGTGATCAACAAAAGCCTAGACAGCTTCCTATTTG ATCCTATACAAAGTTCATCTTCATCTATGCCGTGGGAAACACGTTACAGAGTCATTAATGGCATTGCTAGAGGACTTGTTTACCTTCATGAGGATTCTAGACTGCGGATTGTACATCGTGACCTCAAAGCTGGTAATGTTCTGCTAGACACAGATTTTAATCCAAAGATTGCAGATTTTGGCATGGCAAAGCTGTTTAACATTGACCAGACTCAATCTGTGGCGAGCACAATGGTTGGAACCTT TGGATACATGGCACCCGAATATGTGCTACATGGTCATGTGTCAACAAAATCTGATGTTTTTAGCTTTGGTATACTTATCCTAGAGATTGTAAGCGGTCAAAGGATTAGTTCTTTTAAGATAATTGGAGAAAAGCCCGAAAACTTGCTTACTTTT GCATGGAATAAGTGGCTAGAAGGCAAGGCTTGGAATATTGTTGATCCTACATTACCTTCTGCATTTAGCACAGAGATATTGAGATGCATACACATTGGATTGCTGTGTGTCCAGCATAACATGGCAGACAGACCTACTATGTCTTCTGTTGAACTGATGCTAAGTagctcttctctctctctccaagTACCTTCACAACCAGCATTTTTCACACGAAGCCATACACCATCAAATGCGACATCTCAAGGGAATACCTCGATCAGATCAATCTAG
- the LOC110790714 gene encoding cysteine-rich receptor-like protein kinase 44, producing MELLTLVCLVLQFIIISFLPKISAQFQFTYSKCGNITYTPNSTYQTNLQTVLKSISSDTRSTKGYYNFTAGRSPNKVEAMVLCTADIPVNTCRLCMRDSAAILPVVCPNQKQAFGHGGNCLIFFSNNSTFHVVRDDPLWAVWNNKNVSNIAGFNNTLTSLMRTLQNQASLGNSELKSAIGQTNITGTNETVYGLVQCSPDLSRLDCVACAVYFPTWLVKPTFISAGARVLSPSCNLRYEIYPFHVGPLPGPPPPPQLQASNTSTTAQVEKGNKSHRAILVIIPIIGSLSLIIVIATIYTLQRKKQKKSAKDLNKDEIETLQSLQYSLGTIKVATNSFSDDNYLGEGGFGTVYKGKLPDGQEIAVKRLARNSVQGDLQFKNEILILAKLQHRNLVRLLGYCLEEEEMLLIYEFVINKSLDNFLFDPMQTSSMPWETRYRIIIGIARGLLYLHEDSRLRIIHRDLKAGNVLLDADFNPKIADFGMARLFNIDQTQAVASRIVGTYGYMAPEYVLHGHVTVKADVFSFGVLVLEIVSGQRISSFQIGDNPENLLTIAWKSWIEGKAWNLVDPTLSPAFNTEILRCIHIGLLCVQHNLADRPTMSSVDLTLSSGSVSLQVPSQPAFFTRSQTPTSSRVAAECSINEVSMTEVYPR from the exons ATGGAGTTACTAACTTTAGTCTGCTTAGTCCTCCAATTCATCATAATTTCTTTCCTTCCCAAAATTTCTGCACAGTTTCAATTCACCTATAGCAAATGTGGAAACATCACATACACCCCAAACAGCACTTACCAAACCAACCTCCAAACAGTCCTCAAGTCAATATCCTCGGATACTCGAAGCACAAAAGGCTACTACAACTTCACTGCTGGCCGAAGTCCCAACAAAGTTGAAGCCATGGTCCTCTGCACGGCCGATATTCCAGTGAATACTTGCCGGCTTTGTATGCGTGACTCAGCCGCAATTCTCCCAGTAGTTTGTCCTAACCAAAAACAGGCCTTTGGGCACGGTGGAAACTGCTTGATATTTTTCTCAAATAACTCCACTTTTCATGTTGTAAGAGATGATCCGTTATGGGCTGTGTGGAATAACAAGAATGTTTCTAATATAGCAGGGTTTAACAATACGCTTACTTCCTTGATGAGAACCTTACAAAATCAGGCTTCATTAGGAAATTCTGAGCTGAAATCTGCCATTGGACAGACTAATATTACTGGTACAAATGAAACTGTATATGGGCTTGTGCAGTGTAGTCCTGATTTATCAAGGCTTGATTGTGTTGCCTGTGCAGTGTACTTTCCGACATGGCTTGTTAAGCCTACATTTATAAGTGCAGGAGCGAGAGTGTTATCTCCTAGCTGTAATCTTCGATATGAAATATATCCCTTTCATGTAGGTCCACTGCCAGgaccaccaccgccaccacaACTACAAGCATCAAATACAAGTACTACTGCACAAG TTGAAAAGGGCAACAAGTCTCATAGAGCTATTCTTGTCATTATCCCAATCATCGGGTCACTATCACTCATCATAGTTATAGCTACAATATACACTTTACAGAGGAAGAAACAGAAAAAGTCTGCTAAAGACCTTAACA AGGATGAAATTGAAACACTCCAGTCATTACAGTATAGTCTTGGAACCATCAAGGTTGCAACAAACAGTTTTTCTGATGACAATTATCTCGGAGAAGGTGGATTTGGCACAGTTTATAAG GGAAAACTACCTGATGGGCAAGAAATTGCGGTGAAGAGGCTAGCAAGGAATTCAGTTCAGGGAGATTTACAgttcaaaaatgaaattttgatATTAGCTAAGCTTCAGCATAGAAATCTGGTGAGGCTTCTAGGATACTGCTTGGAAGAAGAAGAAATGCTTCTGATTTATGAGTTTGTGATCAATAAAAGCCTTGACAATTTTCTGTTTG ATCCTATGCAGACTTCATCTATGCCATGGGAAACACGCTACAGAATTATTATTGGCATTGCTCGAGGACTTCTTTACCTTCATGAAGATTCTAGACTACGCATCATTCATCGTGACCTCAAAGCTGGTAATGTTCTGCTTGATGCAGATTTTAATCCTAAAATTGCAGATTTTGGCATGGCAAGGTTGTTTAACATTGACCAGACTCAAGCAGTTGCAAGCAGAATTGTTGGAACCTA TGGATATATGGCACCCGAGTATGTGCTCCATGGTCATGTGACAGTAAAGGCCGATGTCTTTAGCTTTGGGGTACTTGTCCTAGAGATTGTAAGCGGTCAAAGAATTAGCTCTTTCCAAATTGGTGACAATCCCGAAAATCTGCTTACTATT GCCTGGAAAAGTTGGATAGAAGGCAAGGCATGGAACCTAGTTGATCCTACATTATCCCCTGCATTTAACACTGAGATATTGAGATGCATACACATCGGTTTGCTGTGTGTCCAGCATAACCTGGCAGACAGACCTACTATGTCTTCAGTTGATCTTACGCTGAGTAGTGGTTCTGTCTCTCTCCAAGTGCCTTCACAACCAGCATTTTTCACACGAAGTCAGACACCAACAAGTAGCAGAGTGGCTGCTGAATGTTCGATAAATGAGGTTTCTATGACAGAAGTCTACCCTAGATAG
- the LOC110790710 gene encoding cysteine-rich receptor-like protein kinase 10 isoform X1: MELPTKLILLVLQFILISFLPKTSAQFQFLYSKCGNINYYTQNSTYQSNLKTALNSLSSTPRVTNGYYNFTAGQTPNKVKAMVLCRGDVPYNTCRLCIRDSAATLPVSCPNQTEAFGYTDNCIIFYSNNFSFNAVKERPRWALWNNKNVSNITGFNNTLTSMMNTLQNKASLGNSELKSAAAQINLTTTNQTMYGLVQCNPDLSRFDCVKCVQYLIFSFFSKDFVTPTFIAAGARVITPSCNLRYEIYSFYGNLTDVGPPPPPVPVSNRSSTPQVEINQKSHRSHSTIVIVIPIMGSLVLIISIASICILLRRKKRKKSATNLNKEEIENFNSLQYSFEAIKVATNDFSNDNYLGEGAFGAVYKGKLPDEQEIAVKRLARNSVQGDVQFKNEILILTKLQHRNLVRLLGFCFEEEEMLLIYEFVINKSLDSFLFDPIQSSSSSMPWETRYRVINGIARGLVYLHEDSRLRIVHRDLKAGNVLLDTDFNPKIADFGMAKLFNIDQTQSVASTMVGTFGYMAPEYVLHGHVSTKSDVFSFGILILEIVSGQRISSFKIIGEKPENLLTFAWNKWLEGKAWNIVDPTLPSAFSTEILRCIHIGLLCVQHNMADRPTMSSVELMLSSSSLSLQVPSQPAFFTRSHTPSNATSQGNTSIRSI, translated from the exons ATGGAGTTACCAACAAAACTCATATTATTAGTGCTCCAATTCATCCTCATTTCTTTCCTTCCAAAAACCTCAGCTCAGTTTCAATTCCTCTACAGCAAATGCGGAAACATCAACTATTACACCCAAAACAGCACTTACCAATCCAACCTCAAAACAGCCCTCAACTCTCTATCCTCAACCCCTCGAGTCACCAATGGCTACTACAACTTCACCGCGGGTCAAACTCCTAACAAAGTCAAAGCCATGGTCCTATGCAGAGGTGACGTACCTTACAACACTTGCCGGCTTTGTATCCGTGACTCGGCTGCTACTCTCCCGGTATCATGTCCTAACCAAACAGAGGCTTTCGGGTACACTGACAACTGCATTATATTTTACTCAAACAACTTCAGTTTTAATGCAGTAAAAGAGAGGCCAAGATGGGCTCTGTGGAATAACAAGAATGTTTCAAATATCACAGGGTTTAACAACACACTTACTTCTATGATGAATACCTTGCAAAATAAGGCTTCATTGGGGAATTCTGAGCTGAAATCTGCTGCTGCACAGATAAATCTGACTACTACAAATCAAACCATGTATGGACTTGTTCAGTGTAATCCAGATTTGTCAAGGTTTGACTGTGTTAAGTGTGTTCAATACCTGATCTTTAGCTTCTTCTCCAAAGATTTTGTTACGCCTACATTTATCGCTGCAGGAGCCAGGGTGATTACACCTAGCTGCAATCTTCGGTATGAAATCTACTCCTTTTATGGTAATCTTACCGATGTTGGTCCACCGCCACCACCAGTACCAGTATCAAACAGAAGTTCTACTCCACAAG TTGAAATAAACCAGAAGTCTCATAGAAGTCATAGCACCATTGTCATTGTGATCCCGATTATGGGATCACTAGTACTCATAATAAGCATAGCTTCAATCTGCATCTTATTAAGGAGGAAGAAACGTAAAAAGTCTGCAACAAACCTAAACA AAgaagaaattgaaaatttcaattCCTTACAATATAGTTTTGAGGCTATCAAGGTTGCAACAAATGATTTTTCCAATGACAATTATCTTGGAGAAGGTGCATTTGGCGCTGTATATAAG GGTAAGCTTCCTGATGAGCAAGAAATAGCGGTGAAGAGACTGGCAAGGAATTCAGTTCAGGGTGATGTACAgttcaaaaatgaaattttaataTTAACCAAGCTTCAACACAGGAATCTGGTAAGACTTCTAGGATTCtgctttgaagaagaagaaatgcTTCTGATTTATGAGTTTGTGATCAACAAAAGCCTAGACAGCTTCCTATTTG ATCCTATACAAAGTTCATCTTCATCTATGCCGTGGGAAACACGTTACAGAGTCATTAATGGCATTGCTAGAGGACTTGTTTACCTTCATGAGGATTCTAGACTGCGGATTGTACATCGTGACCTCAAAGCTGGTAATGTTCTGCTAGACACAGATTTTAATCCAAAGATTGCAGATTTTGGCATGGCAAAGCTGTTTAACATTGACCAGACTCAATCTGTGGCGAGCACAATGGTTGGAACCTT TGGATACATGGCACCCGAATATGTGCTACATGGTCATGTGTCAACAAAATCTGATGTTTTTAGCTTTGGTATACTTATCCTAGAGATTGTAAGCGGTCAAAGGATTAGTTCTTTTAAGATAATTGGAGAAAAGCCCGAAAACTTGCTTACTTTT GCATGGAATAAGTGGCTAGAAGGCAAGGCTTGGAATATTGTTGATCCTACATTACCTTCTGCATTTAGCACAGAGATATTGAGATGCATACACATTGGATTGCTGTGTGTCCAGCATAACATGGCAGACAGACCTACTATGTCTTCTGTTGAACTGATGCTAAGTagctcttctctctctctccaagTACCTTCACAACCAGCATTTTTCACACGAAGCCATACACCATCAAATGCGACATCTCAAGGGAATACCTCGATCAGATCAATCTAG
- the LOC110790710 gene encoding cysteine-rich receptor-like protein kinase 44 isoform X2: MELPTKLILLVLQFILISFLPKTSAQFQFLYSKCGNINYYTQNSTYQSNLKTALNSLSSTPRVTNGYYNFTAGQTPNKVKAMVLCRGDVPYNTCRLCIRDSAATLPVSCPNQTEAFGYTDNCIIFYSNNFSFNAVKERPRWALWNNKNVSNITGFNNTLTSMMNTLQNKASLGNSELKSAAAQINLTTTNQTMYGLVQCNPDLSRFDCVKCVQYLIFSFFSKDFVTPTFIAAGARVITPSCNLRYEIYSFYGNLTDVGPPPPPVPVSNRSSTPQEEEIENFNSLQYSFEAIKVATNDFSNDNYLGEGAFGAVYKGKLPDEQEIAVKRLARNSVQGDVQFKNEILILTKLQHRNLVRLLGFCFEEEEMLLIYEFVINKSLDSFLFDPIQSSSSSMPWETRYRVINGIARGLVYLHEDSRLRIVHRDLKAGNVLLDTDFNPKIADFGMAKLFNIDQTQSVASTMVGTFGYMAPEYVLHGHVSTKSDVFSFGILILEIVSGQRISSFKIIGEKPENLLTFAWNKWLEGKAWNIVDPTLPSAFSTEILRCIHIGLLCVQHNMADRPTMSSVELMLSSSSLSLQVPSQPAFFTRSHTPSNATSQGNTSIRSI, from the exons ATGGAGTTACCAACAAAACTCATATTATTAGTGCTCCAATTCATCCTCATTTCTTTCCTTCCAAAAACCTCAGCTCAGTTTCAATTCCTCTACAGCAAATGCGGAAACATCAACTATTACACCCAAAACAGCACTTACCAATCCAACCTCAAAACAGCCCTCAACTCTCTATCCTCAACCCCTCGAGTCACCAATGGCTACTACAACTTCACCGCGGGTCAAACTCCTAACAAAGTCAAAGCCATGGTCCTATGCAGAGGTGACGTACCTTACAACACTTGCCGGCTTTGTATCCGTGACTCGGCTGCTACTCTCCCGGTATCATGTCCTAACCAAACAGAGGCTTTCGGGTACACTGACAACTGCATTATATTTTACTCAAACAACTTCAGTTTTAATGCAGTAAAAGAGAGGCCAAGATGGGCTCTGTGGAATAACAAGAATGTTTCAAATATCACAGGGTTTAACAACACACTTACTTCTATGATGAATACCTTGCAAAATAAGGCTTCATTGGGGAATTCTGAGCTGAAATCTGCTGCTGCACAGATAAATCTGACTACTACAAATCAAACCATGTATGGACTTGTTCAGTGTAATCCAGATTTGTCAAGGTTTGACTGTGTTAAGTGTGTTCAATACCTGATCTTTAGCTTCTTCTCCAAAGATTTTGTTACGCCTACATTTATCGCTGCAGGAGCCAGGGTGATTACACCTAGCTGCAATCTTCGGTATGAAATCTACTCCTTTTATGGTAATCTTACCGATGTTGGTCCACCGCCACCACCAGTACCAGTATCAAACAGAAGTTCTACTCCACAAG AAgaagaaattgaaaatttcaattCCTTACAATATAGTTTTGAGGCTATCAAGGTTGCAACAAATGATTTTTCCAATGACAATTATCTTGGAGAAGGTGCATTTGGCGCTGTATATAAG GGTAAGCTTCCTGATGAGCAAGAAATAGCGGTGAAGAGACTGGCAAGGAATTCAGTTCAGGGTGATGTACAgttcaaaaatgaaattttaataTTAACCAAGCTTCAACACAGGAATCTGGTAAGACTTCTAGGATTCtgctttgaagaagaagaaatgcTTCTGATTTATGAGTTTGTGATCAACAAAAGCCTAGACAGCTTCCTATTTG ATCCTATACAAAGTTCATCTTCATCTATGCCGTGGGAAACACGTTACAGAGTCATTAATGGCATTGCTAGAGGACTTGTTTACCTTCATGAGGATTCTAGACTGCGGATTGTACATCGTGACCTCAAAGCTGGTAATGTTCTGCTAGACACAGATTTTAATCCAAAGATTGCAGATTTTGGCATGGCAAAGCTGTTTAACATTGACCAGACTCAATCTGTGGCGAGCACAATGGTTGGAACCTT TGGATACATGGCACCCGAATATGTGCTACATGGTCATGTGTCAACAAAATCTGATGTTTTTAGCTTTGGTATACTTATCCTAGAGATTGTAAGCGGTCAAAGGATTAGTTCTTTTAAGATAATTGGAGAAAAGCCCGAAAACTTGCTTACTTTT GCATGGAATAAGTGGCTAGAAGGCAAGGCTTGGAATATTGTTGATCCTACATTACCTTCTGCATTTAGCACAGAGATATTGAGATGCATACACATTGGATTGCTGTGTGTCCAGCATAACATGGCAGACAGACCTACTATGTCTTCTGTTGAACTGATGCTAAGTagctcttctctctctctccaagTACCTTCACAACCAGCATTTTTCACACGAAGCCATACACCATCAAATGCGACATCTCAAGGGAATACCTCGATCAGATCAATCTAG
- the LOC110790710 gene encoding cysteine-rich receptor-like protein kinase 44 isoform X3 has protein sequence MATTTSPRVKLLTKSKPWSYAEVTYLTTLAGFVSVTRLLLSRYHVLTKQRLSGFNNTLTSMMNTLQNKASLGNSELKSAAAQINLTTTNQTMYGLVQCNPDLSRFDCVKCVQYLIFSFFSKDFVTPTFIAAGARVITPSCNLRYEIYSFYGNLTDVGPPPPPVPVSNRSSTPQVEINQKSHRSHSTIVIVIPIMGSLVLIISIASICILLRRKKRKKSATNLNKEEIENFNSLQYSFEAIKVATNDFSNDNYLGEGAFGAVYKGKLPDEQEIAVKRLARNSVQGDVQFKNEILILTKLQHRNLVRLLGFCFEEEEMLLIYEFVINKSLDSFLFDPIQSSSSSMPWETRYRVINGIARGLVYLHEDSRLRIVHRDLKAGNVLLDTDFNPKIADFGMAKLFNIDQTQSVASTMVGTFGYMAPEYVLHGHVSTKSDVFSFGILILEIVSGQRISSFKIIGEKPENLLTFAWNKWLEGKAWNIVDPTLPSAFSTEILRCIHIGLLCVQHNMADRPTMSSVELMLSSSSLSLQVPSQPAFFTRSHTPSNATSQGNTSIRSI, from the exons ATGGCTACTACAACTTCACCGCGGGTCAAACTCCTAACAAAGTCAAAGCCATGGTCCTATGCAGAGGTGACGTACCTTACAACACTTGCCGGCTTTGTATCCGTGACTCGGCTGCTACTCTCCCGGTATCATGTCCTAACCAAACAGAGGCTTTCGG GGTTTAACAACACACTTACTTCTATGATGAATACCTTGCAAAATAAGGCTTCATTGGGGAATTCTGAGCTGAAATCTGCTGCTGCACAGATAAATCTGACTACTACAAATCAAACCATGTATGGACTTGTTCAGTGTAATCCAGATTTGTCAAGGTTTGACTGTGTTAAGTGTGTTCAATACCTGATCTTTAGCTTCTTCTCCAAAGATTTTGTTACGCCTACATTTATCGCTGCAGGAGCCAGGGTGATTACACCTAGCTGCAATCTTCGGTATGAAATCTACTCCTTTTATGGTAATCTTACCGATGTTGGTCCACCGCCACCACCAGTACCAGTATCAAACAGAAGTTCTACTCCACAAG TTGAAATAAACCAGAAGTCTCATAGAAGTCATAGCACCATTGTCATTGTGATCCCGATTATGGGATCACTAGTACTCATAATAAGCATAGCTTCAATCTGCATCTTATTAAGGAGGAAGAAACGTAAAAAGTCTGCAACAAACCTAAACA AAgaagaaattgaaaatttcaattCCTTACAATATAGTTTTGAGGCTATCAAGGTTGCAACAAATGATTTTTCCAATGACAATTATCTTGGAGAAGGTGCATTTGGCGCTGTATATAAG GGTAAGCTTCCTGATGAGCAAGAAATAGCGGTGAAGAGACTGGCAAGGAATTCAGTTCAGGGTGATGTACAgttcaaaaatgaaattttaataTTAACCAAGCTTCAACACAGGAATCTGGTAAGACTTCTAGGATTCtgctttgaagaagaagaaatgcTTCTGATTTATGAGTTTGTGATCAACAAAAGCCTAGACAGCTTCCTATTTG ATCCTATACAAAGTTCATCTTCATCTATGCCGTGGGAAACACGTTACAGAGTCATTAATGGCATTGCTAGAGGACTTGTTTACCTTCATGAGGATTCTAGACTGCGGATTGTACATCGTGACCTCAAAGCTGGTAATGTTCTGCTAGACACAGATTTTAATCCAAAGATTGCAGATTTTGGCATGGCAAAGCTGTTTAACATTGACCAGACTCAATCTGTGGCGAGCACAATGGTTGGAACCTT TGGATACATGGCACCCGAATATGTGCTACATGGTCATGTGTCAACAAAATCTGATGTTTTTAGCTTTGGTATACTTATCCTAGAGATTGTAAGCGGTCAAAGGATTAGTTCTTTTAAGATAATTGGAGAAAAGCCCGAAAACTTGCTTACTTTT GCATGGAATAAGTGGCTAGAAGGCAAGGCTTGGAATATTGTTGATCCTACATTACCTTCTGCATTTAGCACAGAGATATTGAGATGCATACACATTGGATTGCTGTGTGTCCAGCATAACATGGCAGACAGACCTACTATGTCTTCTGTTGAACTGATGCTAAGTagctcttctctctctctccaagTACCTTCACAACCAGCATTTTTCACACGAAGCCATACACCATCAAATGCGACATCTCAAGGGAATACCTCGATCAGATCAATCTAG